The following are from one region of the Paenibacillus sabinae T27 genome:
- a CDS encoding RNA polymerase sigma factor, with translation MITPKRAEEGKLPDDSGIIQLQAALKRYCLSLTRSSWDAEDLVQDTWVKALNPLRSGHGNPEAFLLRIAKNTWLDAARRKTALSQKLPLLLDPAAVTQSGGDFAAEMALQAMMKHLSPLQRTVFLLRDVLEYSAAEAAELLGTTEGAVKAALHRARRALPALREELALGGPPLPEEPGFRALLERMAAACERADIAELIALARQEDEPAEAVGWMQDARPPYSTGRSGGGTVMLMAA, from the coding sequence ATGATCACTCCGAAACGCGCGGAAGAAGGGAAGCTGCCGGATGACAGCGGGATTATTCAATTACAGGCCGCTCTGAAAAGGTACTGTCTGTCGCTCACCCGCTCAAGCTGGGATGCCGAGGATTTGGTTCAGGACACCTGGGTAAAGGCGCTTAACCCCTTAAGGTCCGGGCACGGCAACCCTGAAGCCTTCCTGCTGCGGATCGCCAAAAATACATGGCTTGATGCGGCGCGGAGAAAAACCGCGCTGAGCCAAAAGCTGCCGCTGCTGCTTGATCCGGCGGCGGTTACGCAGAGCGGCGGAGATTTCGCCGCGGAAATGGCTCTGCAGGCGATGATGAAGCATCTGTCTCCGCTTCAGCGGACGGTGTTTCTCCTGCGGGACGTGCTGGAGTATTCGGCCGCCGAAGCCGCGGAGCTGCTGGGGACCACGGAGGGCGCCGTCAAAGCGGCGCTCCACCGGGCGCGCCGGGCGCTGCCTGCGCTGCGGGAGGAGCTGGCCCTGGGCGGTCCTCCGCTCCCGGAGGAGCCCGGCTTTCGCGCGCTGCTGGAGCGGATGGCGGCCGCTTGCGAGCGCGCGGACATTGCCGAGCTGATCGCGCTGGCTCGGCAGGAGGACGAACCAGCCGAGGCCGTCGGCTGGATGCAGGATGCCCGGCCGCCGTACAGCACAGGCCGGAGCGGCGGCGGCACCGTTATGCTCATGGCAGCATAA
- a CDS encoding ArsR/SmtB family transcription factor, which yields MKNEDILAVLKALSNETRLNILCWLREPEKMNENLPNVIKEEFPGGVCVGSIQEKSGLAQSVISSYLSSMQKAGLLESRRFGQWTYYRRNEEAIAAFLEGFEAGLQAKK from the coding sequence ATGAAAAATGAAGATATTCTTGCGGTACTGAAGGCACTGTCTAATGAGACCCGCCTAAACATCCTTTGCTGGCTGCGGGAGCCGGAAAAAATGAATGAGAATCTGCCTAATGTCATTAAAGAAGAGTTCCCGGGCGGTGTCTGCGTGGGAAGCATTCAGGAAAAATCCGGTCTTGCGCAGTCGGTCATCTCCTCATACCTGTCATCTATGCAGAAGGCCGGACTGCTGGAGTCCCGCCGCTTTGGCCAATGGACCTATTACAGGCGAAATGAAGAGGCGATCGCAGCCTTTTTGGAGGGCTTTGAGGCCGGACTGCAGGCGAAGAAGTAG
- a CDS encoding RidA family protein, translated as MIIRTSSHYGDDTCSSYVTAGDFIFLSHHAGGHESNDIVHQMEASFDSLAATLESAGATFGDIVQINLYLKNIEDFRVAKDVFYKYFKKDHFPARMTTTTDFVNPTCLCMLDAVAYSS; from the coding sequence ATGATTATCAGAACGTCATCGCATTATGGAGATGATACCTGCTCATCTTACGTAACGGCAGGGGATTTTATCTTTCTTTCGCATCACGCAGGTGGGCATGAATCAAATGATATCGTACACCAAATGGAAGCCAGCTTCGACAGCCTGGCGGCTACCTTGGAATCGGCCGGAGCGACATTTGGCGATATTGTCCAGATCAATCTGTATCTCAAGAATATTGAGGATTTCAGAGTAGCGAAGGATGTGTTTTATAAATATTTCAAGAAGGATCATTTTCCTGCGCGAATGACAACCACTACCGATTTCGTGAATCCGACTTGCTTATGTATGCTCGATGCCGTTGCTTATAGCAGCTGA
- a CDS encoding saccharopine dehydrogenase family protein gives MGKALIIGAGGVASVVVHKCCQNPDVFEEICIASRTVEKCEALKKKLDGGRTKIQTARVDADNTEEVIQLIKSFGPDVVINVALPYQDLTIMDACLATGVHYLDTANYEPPETAKFEYSWQWAYKKKFEEAGIMAVLGCGFDPGVTGVFSAYALKHYFDEIHTIDIVDANAGDHGYPFATNFNPEINIREITANGRYYENGEWIETPPLSEKKVYDLPEIGPKDIYLLYHEELESLAKNITGIKKIRFWMTFSQNYLTHLKVLENVGMTSIEPIVFEGKEIIPLQFLKAVLPDPASLGPRTKGKTNIGIIAQGTKDGEPKNYYVYNVCDHQECYREVGSQAISYTTGVPAMIGAMLMIKGTWMKPGVYNVEELDPDPFMELLNTKGLPWQEDFSPTLLD, from the coding sequence TTGGGAAAAGCGTTAATTATCGGCGCTGGCGGCGTCGCAAGCGTTGTTGTTCATAAATGCTGCCAGAACCCGGATGTTTTTGAGGAGATCTGTATTGCGAGCAGAACGGTAGAAAAATGCGAAGCTTTGAAAAAGAAATTGGACGGAGGCCGCACGAAAATCCAGACGGCCCGGGTTGACGCCGACAATACCGAAGAGGTAATTCAGCTCATCAAAAGCTTTGGGCCGGACGTCGTTATTAACGTGGCGCTCCCTTACCAGGACCTGACCATTATGGATGCCTGCCTTGCAACGGGCGTGCATTATCTGGATACCGCGAACTACGAGCCGCCGGAAACGGCGAAATTCGAATACAGCTGGCAGTGGGCGTACAAGAAGAAATTCGAAGAAGCCGGCATTATGGCTGTACTGGGCTGCGGCTTTGATCCGGGTGTAACCGGCGTATTCTCGGCCTATGCGCTCAAGCATTATTTTGACGAAATTCACACGATCGATATTGTTGACGCCAACGCGGGCGATCACGGCTATCCTTTCGCGACCAACTTCAACCCGGAGATCAACATCCGCGAAATTACCGCCAACGGACGCTACTACGAGAACGGCGAATGGATTGAAACGCCGCCGCTTTCCGAGAAGAAGGTATACGACCTGCCGGAAATCGGACCGAAGGACATTTACCTGCTGTATCATGAAGAGCTGGAATCCCTGGCCAAAAATATTACGGGAATCAAGAAAATCCGCTTCTGGATGACCTTCTCCCAGAACTACCTGACTCACCTGAAGGTGCTGGAGAACGTCGGCATGACTTCCATCGAGCCGATTGTGTTCGAAGGCAAGGAGATCATTCCGCTGCAATTCCTGAAGGCGGTTCTGCCGGACCCGGCGTCGCTCGGACCGAGAACGAAGGGCAAGACGAACATCGGCATTATCGCTCAGGGCACCAAAGACGGCGAGCCGAAGAATTACTACGTCTACAATGTATGCGACCATCAAGAATGCTATCGTGAAGTTGGCTCCCAGGCCATTTCCTACACGACCGGCGTACCGGCCATGATCGGCGCGATGCTGATGATTAAGGGAACCTGGATGAAACCGGGCGTTTACAACGTGGAAGAACTGGACCCAGACCCGTTCATGGAGCTGCTGAATACTAAAGGACTGCCGTGGCAGGAAGATTTCTCGCCGACGCTGCTGGATTAG
- a CDS encoding NADH:flavin oxidoreductase produces MTVSKTAAALFKPFESGRLKLENRIVMAPMTRSFSPTGVPGPDVAGYYRRRAENGVGLIITEGTVINHPAAAADSGVPHFYGEEALEGWARVVREVHEAGGKIAPQIWHTGTARDRKNFPDSNADPIGPSGLSLTGEQVSEPLTVEEIRGLVQAYAQAAADAKSAGFDAVEIHGAHGYLIDQFFWDFTNKRTDEYGGDLVGRTRFAVEIIEAVRAAVGPDFPIIFRFSQWKPVDYGVKLAANPEELERFLAPLSAAGVDIFHASTRRFWEPEFEGSDLNLAGWTQKLTGKPAITVGSIGLDSDFTSLFEEGKGGQYAGLDSLIERLERGEFDLVAVGRALLTDPAWAAKIRDNRIEELQPFKREDLATLS; encoded by the coding sequence ATGACTGTATCCAAAACAGCTGCGGCTCTGTTCAAGCCTTTTGAAAGCGGCCGATTGAAGCTTGAAAATCGTATTGTCATGGCCCCGATGACCCGATCCTTTTCGCCAACAGGCGTTCCAGGTCCAGACGTGGCCGGATATTACCGCCGGAGGGCGGAAAACGGCGTCGGTCTCATCATCACCGAAGGAACAGTCATTAACCATCCTGCTGCGGCTGCTGACAGCGGCGTGCCGCATTTTTACGGAGAGGAAGCTCTGGAAGGATGGGCGCGCGTCGTTCGCGAAGTTCATGAAGCGGGCGGCAAAATCGCTCCGCAGATTTGGCATACCGGAACCGCCCGCGATCGGAAGAATTTCCCGGATTCGAATGCCGACCCGATCGGGCCGTCGGGCCTCAGCCTGACCGGTGAGCAGGTATCAGAACCGCTAACGGTTGAAGAGATTCGCGGTCTCGTGCAGGCTTATGCCCAGGCCGCTGCCGATGCGAAGAGCGCCGGATTTGACGCGGTGGAGATCCACGGCGCGCACGGCTATCTCATTGACCAGTTCTTCTGGGACTTTACCAATAAGCGTACGGATGAGTATGGCGGCGACCTGGTTGGCCGCACCCGATTCGCGGTAGAGATCATCGAGGCGGTGCGAGCTGCGGTCGGTCCTGACTTCCCGATTATCTTCCGTTTCTCCCAGTGGAAGCCGGTCGATTACGGCGTCAAGCTGGCAGCTAACCCGGAGGAGCTGGAGCGCTTCCTCGCGCCGTTGTCTGCGGCAGGCGTTGATATTTTCCATGCCTCTACGCGCCGCTTCTGGGAACCGGAGTTCGAGGGCTCGGATCTCAATCTGGCGGGCTGGACTCAGAAGCTGACCGGCAAGCCGGCTATTACCGTAGGCTCTATCGGCTTGGACTCCGATTTCACAAGCCTGTTCGAGGAGGGCAAGGGCGGGCAGTATGCCGGCCTTGACAGCCTGATCGAGCGTCTGGAGCGCGGAGAGTTCGACCTCGTCGCAGTTGGTCGAGCACTGCTGACCGACCCCGCGTGGGCGGCCAAGATCCGCGACAATCGCATCGAAGAACTGCAGCCCTTCAAGCGGGAGGATCTTGCTACGCTGAGCTGA
- the clpP gene encoding ATP-dependent Clp endopeptidase proteolytic subunit ClpP has product MSYIPYVLEQTSRGERSYDIYSRLLKDRIVFVGAAIDDQLANSVIAQLLFLAAEDPDKDIHMYINSPGGSTSAGFGIYDTMQLIKPQVNTICTGFAASFAAFLLLSGATGKRCCLPNGEIMIHQPHGGAQGQASDIAISAKRILQVRERIVRITSERTGQPIDKVEKDMDRDFFMTAEEALEYGIIDKVITQL; this is encoded by the coding sequence ATGAGTTATATTCCTTATGTGCTGGAACAGACGAGCCGGGGTGAGCGTTCCTACGATATTTACTCCCGGCTGCTAAAAGACCGGATTGTGTTCGTAGGGGCGGCGATCGACGACCAGCTCGCGAACAGCGTCATTGCGCAGCTGCTGTTTCTGGCGGCGGAGGACCCGGACAAGGATATTCATATGTACATCAACAGTCCGGGAGGCTCCACTTCGGCAGGGTTCGGGATCTATGATACAATGCAATTGATTAAGCCCCAGGTGAATACGATTTGCACCGGCTTCGCGGCTTCCTTCGCGGCCTTTCTTCTTCTGTCGGGAGCGACCGGCAAACGCTGCTGTCTCCCGAACGGCGAAATCATGATCCATCAGCCGCACGGCGGGGCGCAGGGGCAGGCGAGCGACATCGCGATCAGCGCGAAGCGCATTTTGCAGGTGAGGGAACGAATTGTCCGCATTACCTCGGAACGGACCGGTCAGCCGATCGACAAAGTCGAGAAGGATATGGACCGGGACTTCTTCATGACGGCCGAGGAAGCTTTGGAGTACGGCATTATCGACAAAGTGATCACCCAATTGTAA
- a CDS encoding stalk domain-containing protein translates to MKHWGKILLCGALLLGSAPAAVPGTASAAGEVSIILDGYPLPFPVEPLVKNGTTMVPFRAISEALGIKVQWNQSAKRITASRVDKAVVKNVVLTLGSKTALVNGGSAKLAVAPQTIRGTTMIPLSFFSQQFGAKVSWNQSTKTVSITSPKTEMYTLGFYAMSSYSEYALLPDFDAMAFGWSRLDKNGELTTTGADHYWPKADGDITPEYIVQNADAGGTTPYLMVYSGDDGLEVTKNLEDKALQERTIANIIELAVQKGFKGIVLDLEGLGMTGDKAKAAADYNAFVKNLSGKARAQGLKLSIAVHPINSSYTGYDYKTLASLADDLIVMAYAYEDEQRPEPTAKVDEAIRLALKQTTKDKIVLGVSLYSENESSVNTKIGLAKRYGLKGIAVWRLGLIGQKAWNEMNKSVELSKS, encoded by the coding sequence ATGAAGCATTGGGGAAAAATATTGCTATGCGGCGCGCTGCTGCTGGGGAGCGCCCCGGCCGCCGTGCCCGGGACCGCTTCGGCGGCCGGGGAAGTCTCGATTATACTTGACGGCTATCCGCTGCCATTTCCGGTGGAGCCTTTGGTCAAGAATGGTACGACGATGGTACCGTTCCGGGCCATCTCCGAAGCGCTGGGCATAAAAGTGCAGTGGAATCAGAGCGCGAAGCGAATTACCGCCTCCAGAGTGGACAAGGCGGTAGTAAAAAATGTGGTTCTGACGCTCGGCAGCAAGACCGCGCTGGTAAATGGCGGTTCAGCGAAGCTGGCGGTCGCGCCGCAGACGATTCGCGGTACAACGATGATCCCGCTGAGCTTCTTTAGCCAGCAGTTCGGTGCAAAGGTATCGTGGAATCAATCTACGAAGACGGTGTCGATCACCTCGCCGAAGACGGAGATGTACACGCTGGGCTTTTATGCGATGTCCTCATACAGCGAATATGCGCTGCTCCCGGATTTCGACGCGATGGCGTTTGGATGGAGCCGGCTGGACAAGAACGGCGAGCTGACCACCACGGGCGCGGATCACTACTGGCCGAAGGCAGACGGCGATATTACGCCGGAATATATTGTACAGAACGCAGATGCCGGAGGAACAACGCCATATCTTATGGTCTATTCCGGAGACGACGGTCTTGAAGTGACCAAGAACCTGGAAGATAAGGCGCTTCAGGAGAGAACGATTGCGAATATCATAGAGCTGGCTGTGCAGAAAGGCTTCAAAGGCATCGTGCTGGATCTGGAGGGGCTCGGCATGACCGGAGACAAGGCAAAGGCGGCGGCGGATTATAACGCTTTTGTGAAAAATCTGTCCGGCAAGGCGCGCGCGCAGGGGCTGAAGCTCAGCATCGCCGTCCATCCGATCAACAGCTCTTACACCGGCTATGATTACAAGACGCTCGCGTCTTTGGCCGATGATTTGATTGTGATGGCTTACGCCTACGAGGACGAACAACGTCCCGAACCGACGGCTAAAGTAGACGAAGCGATCCGGCTCGCCCTGAAACAGACGACCAAGGACAAGATCGTGCTGGGCGTCTCTCTCTATAGCGAGAACGAAAGCTCCGTCAATACGAAAATCGGCCTTGCCAAGCGTTACGGCCTGAAGGGGATCGCCGTCTGGCGTCTGGGCCTGATCGGCCAGAAGGCGTGGAATGAAATGAACAAGTCGGTGGAATTGAGCAAATCTTAG
- a CDS encoding TetR family transcriptional regulator, protein MPDLTRPKVGLRERKKIKTRASIQQNAMRLFREQGYQATTVEQIAEAAEISPSTFFRYFATKEAVVLEDDYDPLLIETYRNQPPGLNVIQAFRNAVREGFLLIPEEERDDIWERVSLAMSIPELRIAMIHQITGTAEMLARIIAERAGLDAGDLKVRNVAAAVIGLVISAQIYYFEHPEKDFLEILDESLAHLQDGFPL, encoded by the coding sequence GTGCCTGATTTAACTCGGCCAAAGGTCGGACTGCGTGAACGAAAGAAAATCAAGACGAGAGCCTCAATACAGCAAAACGCCATGCGGCTGTTCCGAGAGCAGGGCTATCAGGCCACCACCGTGGAACAGATTGCCGAAGCCGCTGAAATATCGCCCAGCACATTCTTCCGGTATTTTGCGACCAAAGAAGCCGTTGTGCTTGAGGACGACTACGATCCGCTGCTGATCGAGACTTATCGGAACCAGCCTCCCGGGTTGAACGTCATCCAGGCATTCCGGAATGCCGTCCGCGAAGGCTTCCTGCTTATTCCCGAGGAGGAGCGCGATGATATTTGGGAACGCGTCTCGCTGGCCATGTCCATACCCGAGCTGCGCATCGCAATGATTCACCAAATTACCGGAACTGCCGAGATGCTGGCCCGCATTATTGCCGAACGCGCGGGACTGGACGCCGGTGATCTGAAGGTCCGAAATGTGGCCGCTGCCGTTATCGGCTTGGTCATTTCTGCGCAAATATATTATTTCGAACACCCGGAAAAAGATTTTCTGGAGATACTGGATGAATCCCTGGCGCATTTGCAAGACGGGTTCCCGCTTTGA
- a CDS encoding deoxynucleoside kinase, translated as MNRYHIPENALITVAGTVGVGKSTLTAALAKSLGFRTSLEQVEHNPYLEKFYVDFERWSFHLQIYFLAERFKEQKRMHELGGGFVQDRSIYEDTGIFAKMHADQGTMSVTDYATYTSLYEAMVMTPYFPHPHVLIYLEGALPSILCRIKERGREMEIRTDRTYWEKMYERYSAWIDGFDVCPVLRLNIDEYDVNDHASMESILTQIGELTRLKEADRSHVY; from the coding sequence ATGAACCGATATCATATCCCGGAAAATGCGCTGATCACGGTGGCCGGAACCGTCGGCGTAGGCAAATCCACCTTGACGGCAGCCTTGGCGAAGAGCCTCGGCTTTCGGACCTCGCTGGAGCAGGTTGAGCATAATCCGTATCTGGAGAAATTCTATGTTGATTTTGAGCGCTGGAGCTTCCATCTGCAAATCTATTTTCTTGCCGAAAGGTTTAAGGAGCAGAAGAGGATGCATGAATTGGGCGGGGGCTTCGTGCAGGACCGTTCGATTTATGAGGATACCGGCATTTTCGCCAAAATGCATGCCGATCAGGGTACGATGTCCGTGACGGATTACGCTACATATACCAGCCTCTACGAGGCGATGGTGATGACGCCTTATTTTCCGCATCCCCATGTGCTGATTTATTTGGAAGGCGCCCTCCCGTCTATTCTGTGCCGGATTAAGGAACGCGGGCGCGAAATGGAGATTCGGACTGACCGAACCTATTGGGAGAAAATGTATGAACGGTATTCGGCATGGATTGACGGCTTTGACGTTTGCCCGGTGCTGCGGCTCAATATCGACGAGTACGATGTGAACGACCACGCCTCTATGGAGAGCATATTAACGCAAATTGGGGAGCTAACCCGGCTGAAGGAAGCGGACCGGAGCCATGTTTATTAG
- the nspC gene encoding carboxynorspermidine decarboxylase, with protein MKEINFSAVPSPSYVVDERLLVKNLELLNSVQERTGAHILLAQKGFSMHALYPLVGKYLKGVTSSSLFEARLGYEKMGKEVHAYAPAYVDSEFDELMEYSDHIVFNSFDQWSRYKEKVQSAPKHISCGIRVNPEYSEIEIPLYDPCYNNSRMGVTLDNFRPEELDGIEGLHFHTMCEQNSDTLERTIKVVDEKFGPYLKGMKWLNFGGGHHITRPDYDVETLVRCILYMKEKYNLQIYLEPGEAIALNTGYLVATVLDVVKNGMEIAILDTSAECHMPDVLAMPYRPNIIGAGQPNEYEHTYRLGGLTCLAGDIIGDYSFKQPLKNGDRLVFLDMAHYSMVKNHMFNGVNLPSIVSYNDEEGVKVIRTFGYEDYSGRLS; from the coding sequence ATGAAAGAGATTAATTTCAGCGCGGTTCCTTCACCAAGTTATGTTGTAGACGAAAGGCTTCTTGTCAAAAATCTTGAGCTGCTGAACTCTGTTCAGGAGCGTACGGGCGCGCATATCCTGCTGGCCCAAAAAGGCTTTTCCATGCATGCTCTCTACCCGCTTGTAGGGAAATATCTGAAAGGCGTCACTTCCAGCTCCTTGTTCGAAGCCCGTCTCGGTTACGAAAAAATGGGCAAAGAGGTTCACGCCTACGCTCCGGCGTATGTGGACTCGGAATTCGATGAGCTGATGGAGTACAGCGATCATATTGTTTTTAACTCCTTCGACCAGTGGAGTCGCTACAAGGAGAAGGTTCAGAGCGCTCCGAAGCATATCAGCTGCGGCATCCGCGTGAATCCCGAGTATTCCGAAATCGAGATTCCGCTCTACGATCCCTGCTACAACAATTCCAGAATGGGCGTGACGCTGGATAACTTCCGGCCGGAGGAGTTGGACGGCATCGAAGGCCTGCATTTCCATACGATGTGCGAGCAGAACTCGGATACACTGGAGCGGACGATCAAGGTCGTGGACGAGAAATTCGGTCCATATTTGAAAGGCATGAAGTGGCTCAATTTCGGCGGCGGGCATCATATTACGCGTCCCGATTACGATGTGGAGACGCTTGTGCGCTGTATTTTATATATGAAGGAAAAATACAACCTCCAGATTTACCTGGAACCGGGCGAAGCCATCGCCCTGAATACCGGATATCTGGTGGCGACAGTGCTGGACGTGGTCAAGAACGGCATGGAAATTGCCATTCTCGACACCTCGGCGGAATGCCATATGCCCGATGTGCTGGCCATGCCTTACCGGCCGAACATCATAGGTGCGGGGCAGCCGAACGAGTATGAGCATACGTACCGCCTCGGTGGACTGACCTGTCTCGCAGGGGACATTATCGGCGATTATTCGTTCAAGCAGCCGCTCAAGAACGGCGACCGTCTCGTATTCCTCGACATGGCGCATTACTCGATGGTCAAGAACCACATGTTCAACGGAGTGAACCTGCCGTCCATCGTGTCCTACAACGATGAGGAAGGCGTCAAGGTGATTCGTACCTTCGGCTATGAGGATTACAGCGGCCGCTTGTCGTAA
- a CDS encoding lipopolysaccharide biosynthesis protein: protein MIAKRSFLNISIGLLSQLVTIALSFFIPRLIMLNYGSEANGLVASITQIIAYLSLLEAGVGAASIQALYRPISKNDRSKINDILAATSIYYKKTGLYYFAAVVLIAGVYPFVIESGFDAVTVMAVVALSGLGGAVNYYFQGKFRVLLLAEGKSYIDSSVGTIANVANSLVRIVLLLQGFNIIAVQAVYFIVILLQIVFYRFYIRKYYSWIDLNRKPDYGAISQKNSALIHELSYLIFRNTDILVLTLFTNLKVVSIYVLYNMVFNFVDNLVHMVTGSFKFALGQSYFDNREKFIKMYNMYETYYTGFIFAVITVVTIMILPFMHLYTAGIKDNNYIDVLLPLLFAAAKLLMNARAPVDNVIEIAGHFRSTQGRSILESVINLVCSIGFVLLFGIYGVLMGTIAALLYRTTDMIFYANRRLMDRSPWLTFKKWGANIALFVFIYLVVESVTLPVHSYLSFVIWGIVLSAVIFPIYLAINSLFEKDSFALLPELVKRVTSRFGIGKKPAAQGGSQ from the coding sequence ATGATTGCCAAACGCAGCTTTCTCAATATCTCCATCGGCTTGCTCAGCCAGTTGGTTACCATTGCGCTCAGCTTCTTTATTCCCCGGCTGATTATGCTGAATTACGGTTCAGAAGCCAATGGGCTGGTTGCCTCCATCACACAGATCATCGCCTATTTGTCACTGCTGGAAGCTGGCGTCGGCGCAGCGTCGATTCAGGCCCTCTACCGGCCGATCAGTAAGAACGACCGTTCCAAGATCAATGATATTTTGGCTGCTACCTCGATTTATTACAAAAAAACGGGACTTTATTATTTCGCCGCGGTCGTCCTGATTGCGGGAGTTTATCCATTTGTGATTGAATCTGGCTTTGACGCGGTGACGGTCATGGCGGTTGTGGCGCTCAGCGGGCTGGGCGGCGCGGTCAACTATTATTTTCAGGGGAAGTTCAGAGTGCTCCTGCTTGCCGAGGGGAAGAGCTACATCGATTCATCGGTCGGCACCATTGCCAATGTCGCCAACAGTCTGGTCCGCATTGTGCTGCTGCTGCAAGGCTTTAATATTATCGCCGTACAGGCGGTTTATTTTATCGTCATCCTGCTGCAGATTGTGTTCTACCGTTTCTATATCCGTAAATATTACAGCTGGATCGATCTTAACCGGAAACCCGATTATGGGGCGATCAGCCAAAAGAATTCCGCGCTCATCCACGAGCTGTCCTATCTGATTTTCCGAAATACGGATATTCTCGTGCTGACCCTGTTTACGAATCTGAAGGTCGTAAGCATCTACGTCCTGTATAATATGGTGTTCAACTTCGTGGACAATCTGGTGCATATGGTCACCGGCAGCTTCAAATTCGCACTCGGCCAAAGTTATTTCGATAACCGGGAAAAGTTTATAAAAATGTACAACATGTACGAGACGTACTATACCGGGTTTATTTTTGCGGTGATCACTGTGGTTACGATTATGATTCTGCCGTTCATGCATCTGTACACGGCCGGAATCAAAGACAATAACTACATCGATGTTCTGCTGCCTCTGCTGTTCGCCGCGGCCAAGCTGCTAATGAATGCCCGGGCTCCGGTGGACAATGTGATCGAAATCGCCGGCCATTTCCGCAGCACCCAGGGAAGATCGATTCTGGAATCGGTGATCAATCTTGTCTGTTCGATTGGATTTGTCCTGCTGTTCGGAATCTATGGTGTACTGATGGGCACGATTGCGGCGCTGCTGTACCGCACGACAGATATGATTTTTTATGCCAACCGCAGGCTTATGGATCGCAGTCCGTGGCTCACGTTTAAGAAGTGGGGGGCCAATATCGCGCTGTTCGTCTTCATCTATCTGGTCGTGGAGAGCGTCACTCTCCCTGTCCATTCCTACCTATCGTTTGTAATATGGGGAATCGTGCTGTCTGCGGTGATATTCCCGATTTATCTGGCCATCAATTCCCTGTTTGAAAAAGATTCCTTTGCGCTGCTGCCCGAGCTTGTCAAAAGGGTAACGTCGCGCTTCGGAATCGGGAAAAAGCCGGCTGCGCAGGGCGGCTCGCAGTAA